In Rutidosis leptorrhynchoides isolate AG116_Rl617_1_P2 chromosome 2, CSIRO_AGI_Rlap_v1, whole genome shotgun sequence, one genomic interval encodes:
- the LOC139893594 gene encoding uncharacterized protein, with amino-acid sequence METRFGIRSSEGRRDKSVSNIPISKQLDLSSSENLKFAKISKSDSRLRSGRYNKNVSANSKDVELSCYSNALFLQDTQCEEGLMSLNRIDIDDELMRNTGEAYQDSPNTVLEPENPSSFVYGGGLSTDLHGLFSKLQILKSASERDHSDENMECLRCYGSEDRQRFSYLVNVLNKLGFDGEDMELNFEKWHPCEHMLDSSMFETLEKLYNKRESWNRSDRRLLFDRINFGLTEIVRSKHLRI; translated from the exons ATGGAAACACGATTTGGTATCAGGAGTAGTGAAGGCCGGAGAGATAAATCTGTCTCAAATATACCGATATCAAAACAGTTGGACTTGTCTTCTAGTGAAAATTTAAAGTTTGCAAAAATATCAAAGAGTGATTCAAGATTGAGATCTGGAAGATATAATAAGAATGTGTCTGCAAACTCTAAGGATGTTGAGCTTTCTTGTTATTCGAATGCTTTATTTCTGCAG GATACACAATGTGAAGAGGGACTAATGTCTTTGAATCGAATAGATATTGATGATGAGCTTATGAGGAACACAGGTGAAGCTTATCAGGATAGTCCAAATACGGTCCTGGAACCAGAAAATCCATCAAGCTTTGTGTATGGTGGCGGTCTTAGCACTGATCTGCATG GTCTATTCTCAAAACTTCAAATACTTAAATCAGCATCTGAAAGAGATCATTCAGATGAAAACATGGAATGTTTAAGATGTTATGGGTCTGAAGACAGGCAACGATTTTCATATTTAGTAAACGTGCTTAATAAATTGGGATTTGATGGTGAAGATATGGAGTTAAATTTTGAAAAATGGCATCCCTGTGAACACATGTTAGATTCTTCGATGTTTGAAACGTTAGAAAAGTTATACAACAAGCGAGAATCATGGAATAGATCCGATAGGCGGCTCTTGTTTGATCGTATAAACTTTGGGTTGACTGAGATCGTTCGGTCAAAGCATTTGAGGATATAA